In a genomic window of Magnolia sinica isolate HGM2019 chromosome 14, MsV1, whole genome shotgun sequence:
- the LOC131225085 gene encoding receptor-like protein EIX2: MERTGFLIFLFLLNMLIYCRGYWKVSGSCLDSERKALTIFRKALNDPSNILTSWDDEASGCCKWRGITCHNITGFVLKLHLYNLSLSGRIDPALVELKHLHFLDLSNNAFYGISIPQFLGSMKELRHLNLSYAGFSGRIPHQLGNLSKLISLQLSSSSLSDKNLWWLTSLPSLKYLDMSYVNLSMASHDWVHVMNMCPSLVELRFIECGLSYISPTLASVNFSTSLHVLDLYGNKFNSRIPKWIGNISSLVSLNLSLSNFHGLVPYQFSQLSNLEELRLADSLSANSSQLLEGSWSRMKLLYLSLSNMYGGIPNSIGNITSLVDLELLFEENTRGSIPRAITKLVNLEILSLNGYHMHAIIPDWLDELKNLKQLILANCMLTGPIPAALGGFPFLRSLYLNGNQLNGRIPSSLGGLSSLEELLLQENQLNGTIPTTLGKLSKLSELDLSYNCLTGNVSESLFENLKNLNILDLSSNSLLFDPHPDWAPPFQLNKISLGSCHLGHRFPPWLQTQKHVGILDLSNAAISDIIPTWFWDLTPQLSSLNLSNNEISGQLPNPLKMHPLDTSDIDLSSNNFNGPIPCILNGAILLDLSNNQFSGPIPPNFTSTMNDLVIFSAIGNQISGKIPSSIGKMKSLLVLDLSQNNISGTIPLRLGDCVDLVALDLSKNHLSGRILTSLGLLHQLQTLHLSNNSLSGKVLSSLKNCTRLVTLDLGQNNFLGHIPTWIGKSFPDLRILRLRSNMFTGNIPPQLFNITSLHVLDLGQNYLSGSIPQSLQNLMAMKNEQKMDHFLVNGTGYYYKENLLMSVKGQMLEYTRTISLVTCMDLSINNLSGEIPEQITSLLGLRVLNFSGNHLTGKIPNKIGKLVLLESLDFFKNQLSGTIPPSMSSLTFLSYLNLSNNNLSGKIPSGNQLRTLQDPSIYMGNNDLCGPSLPDKCDSDETSQSPMPVGGDVKKYDEAHEMVWFYSALAPGFAVGFWAFCGILVLKKAWRIAYYRFVDEMKERLLYSCRFARC, from the coding sequence ATGGAGAGAACTGGCTTTCttattttcctctttcttttaaaTATGCTGATATACTGTCGAGGATATTGGAAGGTGAGCGGTAGTTGCTTGGATTCCGAGAGAAAAGCTCTGACTATTTTTCGGAAGGCTCTCAACGATCCTTCCAATATTCTAACTTCATGGGATGATGAAGCCTCAGGCTGCTGTAAATGGAGAGGAATTACCTGCCACAACATAACTGGGTTTGTTCTTAAACTACACCTCTACAATCTCAGTCTAAGTGGCAGAATTGATCCAGCTCTGGTTGAACTCAAGCATCTTCATTTCTTGGACTTGAGCAACAATGCTTTTTATGGTATCTCAATTCCACAGTTTTTGGGTTCCATGAAGGAGTTGAGGCATTTGAACTTGTCATATGCAGGGTTCAGTGGGAGAATCCCTCATCAGCTTGGAAATCTCTCTAAACTCATTTCCTTGCagctttcttcatcttctttgagTGACAAAAACCTGTGGTGGTTGACAAGCCTACCTTCTCTAAAGTACCTCGACATGTCTTATGTGAACCTTTCCATGGCAAGCCATGATTGGGTCCACGTAATGAACATGTGTCCTTCCCTCGTTGAGCTACGCTTCATAGAATGTGGTCTTTCATATATTTCTCCAACTCTTGCTTCTGTTAATTTCAGTACATCTCTCCATGTCCTTGATCTCTACGGGAACAAATTCAACTCTAGAATACCAAAGTGGATAGGTAACATTAGTAGCCTTGTGTCTTTAAATCTCTCTTTGAGCAATTTTCATGGTCTAGTTCCTTACCAATTTTCACAACTTTCCAACTTGGAAGAGTTGCGGCTGGCAGATTCTCTAAGTGCTAACTCTTCACAACTCCTTGAAGGCAGCTGGAGTAGGATGAAGCTACTTTATCTGTCTTTGAGTAATATGTATGGAGGAATCCCCAATTCTATTGGAAATATTACCTCACTTGTGGATCTTGAGTTGTTATTCGAAGAGAACACAAGAGGTAGCATTCCAAGAGCAATAACCAAGCTTGTCAATTTAGAGATCTTGTCATTGAATGGATATCATATGCATGCAATCATTCCTGATTGGTTAGATGAGCTCAAAAATCTTAAACAACTTATTCTTGCCAATTGCATGCTGACAGGCCCAATCCCTGCAGCTCTTGGAGGATTTCCATTCTTGCGATCTTTATATCTCAATGGAAATCAGTTGAATGGGCGTATCCCTTCGTctcttggaggattgtcttccCTAGAGGAATTACTTCTCCAAGAAAACCAGTTGAATGGGACAATTCCAACAACTTTAGGAAAACTTTCTAAGTTGTCTGAGCTTGACCTCTCTTACAACTGCTTGACAGGAAACGTCTCTGAAAGTCTTTTTGAAAACCTCAAAAACTTGAACATCTTGGATTTGTCTTCCAATTCTTTGCTTTTTGATCCACACCCTGATTGGGCCCCTCCATTTCAGCTTAATAAAATTTCACTAGGATCATGTCATTTAGGTCATCGGTTTCCTCCCTGGCTACAAACGCAAAAACACGTAGGCATCTTGGATCTCTCTAATGCAGCCATCTCTGACATCATCCCCACCTGGTTTTGGGATTTAACACCCCAACTTTCTTCACTGAACCTCTCAAATAACGAGATTTCTGGCCAATTGCCCAACCCTTTAAAAATGCATCCTCTGGACACCTCCGACATTGATTTGAGTTCGAATAATTTCAATGGTCCCATACCTTGCATATTGAATGGAGCCATACTACTTGATCTCTCCAATAATCAATTTTCTGGGCCAATCCCACCCAATTTTACATCCACAATGAATGATTTAGTTATCTTTTCTGCCATAGGTAACCAAATCAGTGGCAAAATTCCCTCATCCATAGGAAAAATGAAGTCTCTTCTTGTCCTTGATCTTTCCCAAAACAATATAAGTGGCACCATCCCATTAAGATTGGGTGATTGTGTAGACCTTGTAGCACTTGATTTGAGCAAGAACCATTTATCAGGAAGAATTCTCACATCTTTGGGTCTGCTACATCAACTGCAAACACTGCACCTGAGCAACAATAGCCTATCAGGAAAAGTCCTTTCATCTTTGAAGAACTGTACTCGTTTGGTGACTCTCGACCTTGGACAGAACAATTTCTTGGGTCATATTCCCACTTGGATTGGAAAAAGCTTTCCGGATTTAAGAATTCTCCGTTTGCGATCTAATATGTTTACTGGTAACATCCCACCACAATTGTTCAACATTACTTCTCTTCATGTCCTTGATTTGGGACAAAATTATTTATCTGGTTCAATTCCTCAAAGTCTTCAGAATCTCATGGCCATGAAGAATGAGCAAAAGATGGACCACTTTCTTGTGAATGGAACAGGATATTATTACAAGGAAAACTTACTTATGTCAGTGAAGGGGCAAATGCTTGAATACACTAGAACAATTTCACTGGTTACATGCATGGACCTTTCAATCAATAACTTATCTGGAGAGATCCCTGAACAAATCACAAGTCTTTTGGGATTGCGTGTCTTAAACTTTTCTGGAAACCATTTGACCGGAAAGATCCCAAACAAGATTGGTAAATTGGTATTGCTAGAGTCTCTTGATTTCTTCAAAAATCAGCTTTCGGGTACAATTCCTCCAAGCATGTCAAGTTTAACTTTTCTTAGTTACTTGAACTTGTCGAATAACAACTTGTCGGGGAAAATTCCATCGGGAAATCAGCTCCGGACTCTTCAAGATCCTTCTATTTATATGGGCAACAATGATCTCTGTGGACCTTCTCTTCCAGATAAGTGTGATAGTGATGAGACTTCTCAAAGTCCAATGCCCGTTGGTGGTGATGTAAAAAAATATGATGAAGCACATGAAATGGTTTGGTTTTACTCTGCATTGGCACCAGGATTTGCTGTGGGCTTTTGGGCCTTCTGTGGCATTTTAGTGCTCAAGAAAGCTTGGAGGATTGCTTATTACCGTTTTGTTGATGAGATGAAAGAAAGACTTCTTTACAGTTGTCGCTTTGCAAGATGTTAG
- the LOC131224753 gene encoding mitogen-activated protein kinase kinase kinase YODA-like isoform X2, with the protein MGQTHDSRMPRTCPISPIGSPLLLPRSPQHMNGNMSSSSISSPRTTSGLLMPLSNGAVPFHHLQQYAFYHDGFGSTLWSLNSLYPNGSTYHDQKPDFFRAMQLGGPHAFRELIASENDILGMPFGRPAHASDPWELYDEMPVLTDHVPQ; encoded by the exons ATGGGTCAGACACA TGATAGCCGTATGCCGAGGACATGTCCAATATCTCCCATTGGAAGCCCTCTCCTCCTCCCAAGATCTCCTCAGCATATGAATGGAAATATGTCCTCTTCTTCCATATCCAGTCCTCGAACTACTTCTGGGTTGTTGATGCCTCTCAGCAATGGCGCCGTCCCCTTTCATCACCTCCAGCAGTACGCCTTCTATCATGATGGCTTTGGAAGCACGCTGTGGTCTCTGAACAGCTTGTACCCTAATGGCTCGACCTATCATGACCAAAAGCCCGACTTCTTCCGAGCAATGCAACTGGGTGGCCCTCATGCCTTCCGGGAACTAATTGCTTCTGAAAACGACATCCTTGGAATGCCATTTGGAAGGCCGGCCCATGCTAGTGATCCCTGGGAACTGTATGATGAGATGCCAGTGTTGACTGATCATGTTCCTCAGTAG
- the LOC131224753 gene encoding mitogen-activated protein kinase kinase kinase YODA-like isoform X1 encodes MKGKLIGRGTFGHVYVGFNSDSRMPRTCPISPIGSPLLLPRSPQHMNGNMSSSSISSPRTTSGLLMPLSNGAVPFHHLQQYAFYHDGFGSTLWSLNSLYPNGSTYHDQKPDFFRAMQLGGPHAFRELIASENDILGMPFGRPAHASDPWELYDEMPVLTDHVPQ; translated from the exons ATGAAGGGAAAGCTCATAGGCAGGGGTACATTCGGGCATGTTTATGTTGGTTTTAACAG TGATAGCCGTATGCCGAGGACATGTCCAATATCTCCCATTGGAAGCCCTCTCCTCCTCCCAAGATCTCCTCAGCATATGAATGGAAATATGTCCTCTTCTTCCATATCCAGTCCTCGAACTACTTCTGGGTTGTTGATGCCTCTCAGCAATGGCGCCGTCCCCTTTCATCACCTCCAGCAGTACGCCTTCTATCATGATGGCTTTGGAAGCACGCTGTGGTCTCTGAACAGCTTGTACCCTAATGGCTCGACCTATCATGACCAAAAGCCCGACTTCTTCCGAGCAATGCAACTGGGTGGCCCTCATGCCTTCCGGGAACTAATTGCTTCTGAAAACGACATCCTTGGAATGCCATTTGGAAGGCCGGCCCATGCTAGTGATCCCTGGGAACTGTATGATGAGATGCCAGTGTTGACTGATCATGTTCCTCAGTAG